DNA sequence from the Alkaliphilus metalliredigens QYMF genome:
TAAAACTATGTATTGAAATAGCCAAGGCCTTGAATAAGACCTTAAATGATTTGTTTTGGGAAACATAATTAAATGTAAATGGGAGGTAATTTCAATGAAATTTTTAAAAGATGACTAGATTTGATAGGTTCTATAGCTGGTTATGCAAAACCCAAATTCGCATCATTGTAGCAGAAGATTATATCACCTTAAGTGGTGCTAAAATGTATACGGACAAGATGCAATCTACCCTAGAGGGGAAAGCATTGTTAAGAGATAAAAGGATCATTACATATCTAGGTAATGTAATCGTGGCACTGATACTATTATTTGCAATTCTAATCAATTACCAAATCATAGATACATTTGAATTGAGGAAAACCTATCATAAATTTAGGCTAAGAAACATTGAGTAGAACCGTCTCGTATATGAAACCGTACGTACGGTGGTATTAGAAGTGGGTAGGTAAAATAATTATCTACCCACTTCTCAATTTATATAAGTAATTTTATTTGTGAATAATCATACTGTTTGCTTGCAGTATAGGCGTTATGAGATGTTTTGAAAATAATCTTTTCGTGAATTCCTAACAGTTTACTAGTATTAGAAAATATAAGTATAGCCAAATCCTCTATAGGCATTTTAATTGTTCCTTCTAAGTAACTCAACATAACCTCTCTTCTTGCACCAAAATCGGCTAATAGAATTCCCTTGTATTGAGATGGAGAAACTCTCAGATGGTAGTCTTGGATAAAACCTTGATAAATATTACTAATTCTATCGGATAATAATTTATAAAAAGACTTTGTCTTCATAATTTCACCAAAAAATCTTTTGTTATTTGGATTAGTTAAAATAACTTTATAAAACACTATAGTTACAAAAAAGTGTTTATAATAAGCGTCTGCACTACTATCTACTTTATCCCAAATAAATTCATAAATATTGTCTAAATAATCAGCAAAAATATTTATGACAATCGTATCTTTGGTTTTAAAATGATAGGTCAAGTTTCCTAAGGATATATCAAGTTCATCGGCTATATCCTTCATTGTAGTTTTTTTATACCCTTTATTGTAGAACATCTCTTTGGCAGTAATATAAATTCTTTCTTTTGTTATTTCACCTTTTGTTTTTTGCATAAAAATCAATCCCTTTTTTTAGATATATAGATTATAACATATTAATAAAAAAAAACGAATTTTTAGTAAATTTTTTATTTTTACTAATTTTTCTATTGACTTTTTTGAAGGATGGGATTAACATAATAGTAAATATAGAAAATTTACTATTTTTATAATATTCTGTTTTGCGTAACTAAT
Encoded proteins:
- a CDS encoding TetR/AcrR family transcriptional regulator; the encoded protein is MQKTKGEITKERIYITAKEMFYNKGYKKTTMKDIADELDISLGNLTYHFKTKDTIVINIFADYLDNIYEFIWDKVDSSADAYYKHFFVTIVFYKVILTNPNNKRFFGEIMKTKSFYKLLSDRISNIYQGFIQDYHLRVSPSQYKGILLADFGARREVMLSYLEGTIKMPIEDLAILIFSNTSKLLGIHEKIIFKTSHNAYTASKQYDYSQIKLLI